The nucleotide sequence CGCTCTGGTTTCCACTAGGAGGGTATCGGTTTGGACCAGGTGGACCACGCTGTTTCCCGTGGAACTGGTGGCTGGGTCCAGGAGGCACTTGTGGCGGTGCGTTGTTAGTGGGATGGTTTGGACCAGCATGCCAATGTGGAGCAGCATGAGACTGGCCACCGTGTTGATATGGAGGCAAACGAGTGTGCTGCTGCTGTGGATGTTGcatcttttgtctttttgctGCTTCCTCGAGTTGGCGCTGCTGCTGCTGCCGCTTTTTCTTTGTCTGGAACTCATGTGATGATTCATATGTGGGCAGACTGTTAATATGAAACATTGTTTTAGTCCAAAGAATTTTCCTCATAATCATCTGTCTAGTAagctagatgatgatgatgatgaatcaaatGAGTTTCATGAATTTGTaagagaaaatcagaaaatgtaAGAACCTCTTCGGGTCACATGGCAGCGGATCAGTCCAAAAGTACTCAGCATCAAGAGCATCCTTCGCAGATATTCTCTACACCAGggaaagcacaaaaaaaaagaaaaaagaaaaaaaaaacttaaatgtcTAACTGGTTAACAACGTCCTGCCTTAAAGAAGTATGCTTCATCTAAGAAAGAGTAGAAAAGGCAATTTGTTTATGCAGTTTGCATATATTTTCAGAAGATAATTCGCTGCAAATAAAGAGAATGGTCTCTGATACCTGTGATGGGTCAAGCACCAACATTTTCTCCAGTAATTCAAGAGCATGTCGATCAAAGCTGTGCAGAAGAGAAGGAAAAGCCAAATGAAATCTTCTGATCAGAGTACATGTGTATAAGTAATTCAAGAGCATGGTTTAATTTACTTACTGTCTGAAAAACTCTCTTACACGTCTCTTCAAGGGACGTGCCGGCTTGAAATTGTTGTACCAAGGCATCTTGGAAACCCCAGGCCAAATGTTTTCATCGGGTGATCCACAAAGCTCAAATATCTTGTTCAATTGTTCATGCTGAAACAATGTAGgatacaaaacatatttttttttagattagcAATAACATGTAAGCATAACCGTGTCTATACCATTCACAATAAGCTATTGAAACCCCAAACGCAAATAAAGCCTCCAGGAATTTTATGTACACATAGTATGTAGGCAGAGAATCGAACTAAGCCTCTGTTGTTACAGAATTAAAGCGATGATGTATATAATTCTAATGAACCCCTTAGGTGTCCAGTCCAACGATATCACAATAAAACCAGGAGACCATATAGATTCTTATACTATTAGTGGCATGAAAGCACACTGTAGTAACatctgaaattttaaaaagaaccGAGCTTTCAGCAAAAAGATAAAACCCTGACCTCATTTTTCCCATTCAAGATTGGTTTTGCATGCAAAAGTTCAGCAAATATGCAACCAACCGACCACATGTCAATTGCTGGGCCATATTTTGTAGCCCCAAGTAGTAATTCAGGGGGCCTGCCATAGTACGTGTAAGTCAGCAAAGTAGCAATAACCGATACATTAGCAAAGACCATAATGCCAAGATATCAAGACTATCTCTGTACCAATCATGTAAACTTTAAATGACGGTTTGTAGGCTTACCTATACCACAGTGTGATGACACGATTTGTAAGATTTCCAGTATGATCATGAGAAAACGACCGTGCGAGCCCAAAATCTGCCAGCTTTAAATTTCCCTCATTGTCAATAAGAAGATTTGAGCCTGGACCAAAATCAAGGTTAATAGGCAAGTAAAAGACTAAAAGTGAtaacaaaacatcaacaatGTATTTGGGAAAATCACCTTTTATATCACGGTGAAGAACTTGATTCACATGACAATAGTGAAGCCCGGTGAGCAATTGCTTCATGTAACACTTTTACATGGAATGAGTGTTAGAATAAAGTTGAACGGTAGCAAGGAAAGGCTTATAGAATTAAGAAGATATCTAGCTGTGCAATACCTTGATTTGAGGAACAGTAAATCTCAGTCCAGGACGGTCAGCGAGTCCAGTCAAATCATGATCCATGTACTCAAAAACCATGTATATGCCACCCTTGTATTTGTTATTATCTATAATTCCACGTAGGTACAACAAAGGCACAACCTTAAGGTGAGAAGGAAATCCTAAGTTATGCAGAAAACAAGACAGAAATTGAAATCTCAATTTCACTAACCTGGCTTTCCTTGGTCATCCCTGTCCCGACCTTACAGAAGACTTTAATTTAATAAGACATTGATAAAATACTAATTCCAAGTGTGAAATGTGCGTTCCCTTAAAAACAAACCTGGTGAAGTCACAATCTCTTTCAGCTGAATGACATTTTCATGATGAAGCTTCTTGAGAATTTTAATCTCCCTGATAGCTGTTATCGGAAACTGCATCATACCAATTGTGAACAATTAGGGTTACAATTAAATAACTTTGCATCTCTTCTAAACATAGTGAGCATCAtcataaaaacttaaaaccaataTCAAGAGATAGAAAAAAGCATATACCCCTTCTCTTTCATTGTCCATACGAATCTTTTTGAGAGCCACAATTTCACCAGTTTTGATCTCTTTAGCCATGTAAACTTGACTgcaaaagcaaacaacaacaatcaaataTCCTAAATTCACAGCACTATGCATTGTAAAAAgcctaatcatcatcatcatacatgCAATCAAAACTCgcttcaaaaaatttcaattttgtcaatccctaagtaaaaaaaaaaatcaaaccttttgaaaacctaaaagagtgaaattgaattgaaaaaaaaggaaaagggaaTGAAATTGAGATACCCGTAAGTGCCTTCACCAATTTGTTCGAGCTTGTCAAAGCAATCGACGCTTCGAGATCCCCAAATCGGAGGATGTTCTTCGAGGTTTAATTGCCCGAAAGCTGCTCCCGCCATCTTCGTTCCGGGACTGTCTCAGATGATCAGCAAACAACTTCGCCTCCGTCGACCTCGAGGATAATAAATAACCTTTTACTACTCTCCGTAGGTTTAATCTAAACTGGTTTAAATCTATGACTTCTTCGGTTTAAACCGGTTCAATCGTAAATAATTGGTACGCGAAATATCACTGACAATCTGGAGTTCCATACTATAAACCGGTTTAAATCTATGTATTGTTCGGTTTAAACCGGTTCAATCGTAATTAAGCGGTACGCGAAATTTCAGCGATCATCTGGAGCTCCATACTGTAATAGGAAAGTCCATGGTCCACTGAAACCAAATATGGATGTGAATTTAATATAACTacaataaactatatatagaattatttttaattatacacATGTTTAACACTTTAACTGTTTAACAAATTAAAGAGTGCTCAATCGAACTTGGGACCTTTACTTACCATACAGTTTGATTGGTTTAAACGGTCTAAACGAAGTTAATGACCCTACGATATATGTAAagtcaatttttatatatcttaattaagaaaataaaataaaatcaaaattcgaattacttataaataaacttaattatattatatggttGGAAGGGTTACAAAACTCCGTTCTTAATTAATTCTATTCTATGTGTAATttcctttgtttattttctcgTCCTAATTAACAAActtgttgaccaaaaataactttttttttcgtatGCATGTTTGATTGTTTGGCTACAACTATCTGATTGCGAAGGTTACAATTTCTTTTCAACATGTTAGTTTTTCATCAGTTAAAATTTCGAGGCGAATTTGATAAATTCCAAATATGGCggaaaaatttttaaaatgatagtataggtttttgttttttgttagtCTTTTGGCAGAGTCAGTGTGACAAATTAAAGAGGTCCGAATTGATGATGGAAGAGAGGACTCTTGTTATCTTTGCCGTTTTCATATATCGTGTAATACAAACCATTAATTCTGGTTCTCCAAGGGAAAAGTAAATGTATAGAACGAGAAAAATCTCGAGCGAAGAAACCCTAGATCTCAGTTGCTGCACCAACCAGGAGAGAAGACTCatcctcaaaccctaaaatcggTTCCAGCTCACCTGATCAGCCCCGAACTCAGATTATCCACTTTGGGAGACGGAAAGGGATTGAATCTTCTGTtcgatttattatatatagtctcAGCTGAGGGAATCCGGACATGAGGACAACCTTTTACAATATAATAGAGATAAGTCTCTTTATAAGTATGTGTTATGTTTCATGAACTTGATCCTTTGAAGTATGCAATCCGAACTTGATCAATTTTGTTGGTGGTCGTCCAGTGTGTATATATGCAATGGTGATAGAAAGGCTAAGAAACTTATACTATATAAGGAATTTGACTGATGTAAGGTTGGATATGAACTGATAATAAAATAACCTAAagactatatataaacaatgtcCTCATCCGATCCACTTTCTATATAGGAGATTTTGACTTGCTGATTTCATATATTCCACAATGGGGTTGAGATATGAACCTACTTAATTACTGATATTTTTGTCTGATGGTGTAGTTTTTGATCAAGGTCACCAAAATATTCCTCTTCCAAGCTACTACTCCCTTGTGTGGATTGATTACGTGGTGGAGTTGTTCTACCACTCCTACTATTCTAGTGAATTCAGTGATATTTTATTCTTGGAGTTTCTTAATTCAATGTATTGGTCTGCCATTTGGGGACTTATGTGTCCAACACTTACAACTATCCCACTTTCTAGACCATAAACGATGTAAAGCAACTCATCATCACTCATATATTTAAAGAAGACTACATTGGCAATGAGAAGCTTCTGTTACCATGTTTCGGTACTTCAAGCCAGAGGAGCTAGATTGCTATCGAAGACAAGTTCAATACAGGTATCTCGTCTCTAGCTTTATGATAGCCTGCAAAACTGCAGGATGCTAAGTTTTAATTATCTGATGTCTTGTTCTTGCTGAGCTAGTGCTTCTTGTTAATATGTTGTGTTGATTCACATGTTTGCCGGGTCATGTACAAAGAGACCTTTCCAGATTTTTTGTTATCCTATATATTGTTAGAACAACCAGACAGTTGAAAATAGCAATGATCTAGTACATGATGATTTACCTAATATAATCTATCTGAGGGCTTAAGTCAAAGGTATCTGAAAGATCTATCTGCCCACAATATTATATTGGGGAAATCGTCAAACTTATAGACTTTGGTGTAGAATTTATTGATcgtctttttttcttgtttttaatttttggtaattaagaACAATCTTAAGTTGGGGTTGGCATATGCAACCGTTGTGTTGTTCACATATCCATCAGTCTACAGTTTACTTGCAGACTATAATCATGCATCTCACTCTGTAGCATCACGTGTTTagtgtaattatatatattttggatgaactttttatttatgtatttctGTGTCTCTGAAAAAAGTTAGGGATAATTTTGAAGCTCATCAAATGAATAGGTCAGTGTTTAGTTATAATGTTAAGTGCTactaaatttgaataaatacaAACGGCTTAGGACAAAGAGCAGATCTAAAGGTGGCTTATAAGGTTTGCTCCTGGATAGCTTTATGTTCTTTATTGGAACTCATTTTAAAGACCTGACTTACCAACCCCAACCATGTGTTTTAGAGTTCCGCACAGCTTTTGATGATGCTTTTGTCAAGATTATTCTATTATGTGTATGCTATTCTGTTCTTTACGTACATGTTCATGCAGAGATCTTCGTACCTCTTTTTATTCAGACCATGTGGCTTACTTTTTCATGCAAAAAAGCTTCCACAGTCTTTTGTCTTTAAACTCTTACACTTTCATGAAAAGATAGATCACTTTAGCCTGTTTGCTTTAGCTACTACCTTCTTAAAAGCAACAATGTTATCTTTACAGGGTCTTtcagattttctttttgtcttctccTTGATGCTTTGCTGGTGAGGGAAACGATGAATTCGATGAACATATATGGCGAGTGGTGTGGTCACCCTCTTAGGTTTCTGAGGTTCGTTCTTCCcatttctttgtctaatctttaaCTAAAATAATTCATTCGATTCAATCTTTAACGAAACACATAAAAACTTACTATCATTGTGGTAAagaattttccaaattttatggttttatcaGTGTTTTTAAGCTATCTTGATTGGTGCtttaaacttttaaagaaaCTGCCTTGGGAATGTCATATTTTCAAAGTACATTATTCATGAAAAAAGATGACAGAAATCTACCTTTTCCACCTTTATCACATGACTGGTAAAGGTAAGTAACTTTATTCAGCTGTGCCTTTTTTGTCCCCCATTTGTCAAAGTGAAAGCTGgagtttttatacttttttaagatttatttaCTGAATAATCTCCGTTAGTTTGGTTTATAGTAACTAATCTCGTTTGTTTGGTTTATACTTTGCACTAACTTCGTCTCCTTTTCCTCGTAAATCTCAAATTTCAAAAGCTCTTTTTATATGTTCAAGAAGATATGTTCAAGTTGTCTAGATGTTTGTGCAGATTTGTGAAATTAATAAAGATCTctacataaattatttaaaccaTAATAAACGTCTTTCTCTATTAGTATGTGCCGAAGGTGGACCTCTGAAAGTGAAAACCCCTATAAAAAGCTTTTAGTGAGAAGGCACCACTAACTTGGTAAACTCAACCAAAACCGAGTTGATAAAGCCAAAACTACTAATCTTTTTTCaattctaaacatttttttattttattctaccGATTTACAACAGATGTACGAAGGAAAAATGATGAGTATATAGGTATATACTATTATGAAGAGTGGAAGGTTTATTTAccgtatatataattttctttaggTGTATATGTGTATAATACCAAGTATAATCGCTGGCTTGCTCTATAATGCCTCATTGTTTGTTGATCTGCTTCTTGCTTCTTAGTTCATGGGTTTTCTATATGGTGATCATTTCAGTTTGGGCTTTGTTAGATTGGGTCTAACAAACCTTAGTTTAAACAAATCCTAAATGTACACAGTCTTCTAAACATGCTTGTCTGTAGTATCATTCTCTTCTAATATTTACAGTGAGCTTTAGATTATCAACAATCCTAAATGTACATTCATTTTATGGCAGGAAGAATCACAGATAGTATGTATACAGGGTCGTGGAGACATGCACATacaaaaatggaaagaaatGTAATACTTTTGACATTCCTGGTACGAAAAATCTTCTCAacttcatattatatatatttctctggTGCTTATTCGTGAAGGAATTTATCAACAATGACATCGTGAAgacatattttcttttcattttcgtTGATGTTCTGAATTTGGTATATTGTTTATGATGGTTTTGAATCCTGCAACTGCATTTCCCATTGCTTCATATAGATTTTGTTGGACAAAGTACTTCGGGTTACATGCACCTTTTAAAATCGTAACTAAGTACAAGCTAGACTGCCTCTCTTTGTCTTTGTAGGAAAATATGCATTCTTCtatagtttttcttcttttctgcaTTTAGTGAAACTTTACTCGATCGTGTTATAATTTCTCATTCATGTTGCTGGTATATATCTTACTAAATGATAGATCCCATTATTGCATCCAAAGTGATATATATGTAGAGCTCTTGGATAACATATGCTTCTATCGTTAGCATCCATGACTTTCACTGTCTTGAGCTGTAAAACAATTAGTGTCCACGACAAAAGAAGCTCAGCCACCTAAAATGACATTTAGTGGTTGATAGCTAAACAAAAACAACGCTTAAAACCACACGATTTAGGTCATATAATATTTGACTGACTTTATAAATTAATGGTGACATTCTTGTTCTACCCCTCTTTTTGAATTTGTCATGTTCTCGAGGTTTCTTGTGACGATGCTATTTTTCTAGCAGATGTTCCAGCAATGTTGGGCGTAACGGTTGAGAAAAGTATGTGCTAATTTACTATTCTAAATGAAGAGTAAGCAAGAAGGTTTTGAACGGTGATATCTTGTGGATTGAATAATATACTCATAATTTTCAAAGATTAATGCCTTTTAGACCACTATCATATAAAACTAATCGTTTGCTATACGTAACAACCATTATATTCTGATTACTAcagataaaaaagaaattaccaAATAGATTTCCTGGCCCCATTTCTCTGTATTAATCCAATAAGGGTTGCTACCATGTGaacagttgaaaaaaaaagaggaatggTGAAGATTATACGTATGCATGCGTGTGTGATATGTTTGTTACACGTGTGTCTCATATTTGTTCTTCTTGGTTTTAGAGTCACCACTCTCGTCACTAGTTGGAATTTATGATGCTGATGATGGGAAACACGAGCATCTTGACTTCATCTCGCTTTGTAAGTATCAAGAGTAGATAATCTATAAGGTTTAGTTTGTTCTTGTAGATGATCTCGAGTCATGATTTTTCACATCATCATACAATAGTTCAAGGGTTATACATTGGTAGCATAGAAAGTCCGAGCTTTTAGACGCGTTGGTTTGAAACTTAGGAGAAGAAGCAATTCAGTTGTTTAGCTGAAATTTACAACCAAgttgtttttaaaagaagaaaaaaaatagaggaaaaGAACGGTTTAAGTGACATCacatatatcataattaatactTTTGTAAGAACCTATAGTgctttccttaattttttaaaatattttctttacctgcTTCTTCCATTCATGACTGTGGTCCACTCTGCGAGGAACCCTAATTCAACAAGCAATTCGAATCTTTCTTTTCATAGttttaattaaacttttgtaacaattttcttgtttttttaaacacatttttaaatTCGTCGTTTTTAGCCATTCTATAAACCCTAGGATATAAGCTTGATCCTTCATGGaatgaaaccatatatatacaccaCGCATGAAGATCCGGATTGGGTTATCTAGGCAGTGTTCGTTTGTCAATCCTCATGTGTAGTGTATATGTTTATACTTGCAGGTAAGGTGAAAATGAGTTGATATGACAATATGGTAATGCAAATCAGGGTATCATATTTCATTTTCACCTACAGTTACTGAATGCACTAAAATATCCTATAGAAACTGACAGATTTGATGTCCTCATTTGGTaaaacatcttcttgtttgatttttctctAATTCTTAATTAGATTTGGTTTTCTTGACATTATGTCGTTCGATTTGAATTTTCTGCACGGAACCTGTGATCTTCATTATATAGAAGAcacagaagaaaaagacaagagcTCAAGATATGCCATTGGGTGCAGTACTTATGCGGAGGTAGAAAGTCTTATAGGTTTCAAAGATGGTGGAGATATAGATCAATTCCTGCACCCACCTCTCCCCTAACTAGCTCCACCCTAGTGGTCAAAATCTGTCACATCAAGCGTGTCACCATCATCATTAGTAAGTTTTTCTTCTGATAATACCAAAACTTGCCCCTGTTACTTTGATATATATCCTTATTTGTCTGTCCAAGTGTCCAATGTCCATTACTATTGCTGTCTGAATTTTCATTGAATGCGCCTTAGGAAACAATTATGGATGGTGTTTTTAGAATATGAAAATGGTTCCTCACCCATAATCTCCTGCACAATTTATACTACTTTGTTATATATGGTTAGCACTGTTATAATCAACTTTATCCGGCgttacaatttatatatatcctatATTAAACATTTCGTGCTGATGTCCTTATTGGAATCTTATGCTGTGAAATCAATCTTTTGCTTTGTTAATTGTTACatattaatatcatatttaCTGTAACTATAACTAGTATGCTTTCCCTGCTGTTACAAGTTTCTTCATTTGGTATCTTTTCTTCCTAAAAAAGGCAATTTTGGGATTGACAATCTCTGCAAGTATTACCTAAATTTTGCTATATAAGGACTTtatcatgatgtgtcaaacaagaAATTAAACGGTCATATATATCAAACCCACTTTGCATCTTTTACTTTCATATTCTTGAAACATTCTCATTTTCAGAGACAAGCTCTTAGGGTTCACTGCTTGCATTTGGTATGGGATTGGTTCGTAGCTTTAATCGATAAGTAGAAAAATAGAATTAACATATAGCTACctatatgaattaattaatatgcCATGGAAATGGATGATGCGAGGAAACCTAATTTTGCGTGCCAGAGGAGATGTGTCTTCTTTGGCCACCCTTTTGTTGCCATGTGTTGTTGGCGCTGACTTCTATTTCAAAtcctctctcttttcatttGTCATTCCAgtgattaaaataatacaaCCTAACAGTTTAGCCCTCCTGTCAAATTGCCTTTATTGCCCTTCGCCTCCCTCATCACCTACTCGGAGAAGATCTTTTACGGATTTCAtaagaaagatgatgaaaccCTTCTTGCTTTTAGTATTAGTTGATCTGtgtcttttcttgtttttgttttgttgaatctaTATGAGCAGAAAACCTAGACTagagttttggattttgatcAAAAGAGACCAAAGCAATATATAACTATGTGTTGTTACTTATTCACCTAGACAAAATGCAGGGTTTGGTGCTAGGGCATATATAGTGATGGCTACTTATGAACTGCTTCCCAATTAAGGACAAATACAAAATCGATTGGTATGTGTTTGTCCATTGGAGACGGCTGTTCCCGAGATGATACCAATGTTGCTTTAAGACAAGAGGAAGAATTTACATTGAATGATTTTTTCACACACTGGTAAGGGAATGCGTATATGAGAggataaaagaaataaaaaattgattagaaaAATTGGAATTGAAAGGTGAAAGGGACATGGTTGTTTTGGTAGGCGAATAGGAAAGGTGCACGTGGTGAATGGACATGAAGAGAAAAGGGTGCTAGGTTTAATATAAATTGGAATAAGAAGCAGTTAGTGGTTGTGAAAGAAGGAAGGAGGCAAGCAACCAAATCTCAGAGACAATTATAACAGTATAGATCAcaaggaagaaaagaagagagagagaccgttGTTTGATTAGATACAGAAGATCATCTAACATGGGAAGATCTCCTAGCTCTGATGACTCTGGTCTCAAGAAAGGTCCTTGGACTCctgatgaagatgagaaactTGTCAACTATGTCCAAGAACATGGTCATAGTAGCTGGAGAGCCCTTCCCAAACTCGCTGGTActactttttctgtttttcttttgtttcttaaaaacgTGATCATGAGACTTAAAGCTTATCAAATGATTCTCTCTTTGCAGGTCTTAACAGGTGTGGGAAGAGTTGTAGGCTAAGGTGGACGAACTACTTGAGACCTGACATCAAGCGAGGGAGATTCTCTCCAGACGAGGAACAGACTATCTTGAACCTTCACTCAGTTCTTGGAAACAAGTAATTATTTATgatcttctgatttttttttttaagtcaacgGCTTTGTGTACCAAATGATCTTATACGCTTTTGCTTATGAATGATGATGTTATAAGGTGGTCAACGATTGCAAACCAGTTACCTGGTAGAACAGATAACGAGATCAAGAATTTCTGGAACACtcatttgaagaagaagctgattcaCATGGGTATTGACCCAATGACTCATCGTCCAAGAACTGATATCTTCACCGGCTTATCTCAGCTCATGTCTCTGTCCTCTAACCTCAGAGGCTATGTTGATCTGCAGCAACAGTTTCCAGTTGATCAAGACCACCACACTATACTGAAACTCCAAACCGAGATGGCTAAAATCCAATTGTTCCAATACCTTCTTCAACCATCATCTTTCATGAATAGCGTTAACCCTAATGACTTGGACTCTCTCAGTCTCCTTAACTCTATTGCCTCTTTCAAAGAGACCAACAGCAACAATCTCGATCAACTTGGTTGCCTCGG is from Camelina sativa cultivar DH55 chromosome 20, Cs, whole genome shotgun sequence and encodes:
- the LOC104769230 gene encoding cyclin-dependent kinase C-1-like, which codes for MAGAAFGQLNLEEHPPIWGSRSVDCFDKLEQIGEGTYGQVYMAKEIKTGEIVALKKIRMDNEREGFPITAIREIKILKKLHHENVIQLKEIVTSPGRDRDDQGKPDNNKYKGGIYMVFEYMDHDLTGLADRPGLRFTVPQIKCYMKQLLTGLHYCHVNQVLHRDIKGSNLLIDNEGNLKLADFGLARSFSHDHTGNLTNRVITLWYRPPELLLGATKYGPAIDMWSVGCIFAELLHAKPILNGKNEHEQLNKIFELCGSPDENIWPGVSKMPWYNNFKPARPLKRRVREFFRHFDRHALELLEKMLVLDPSQRISAKDALDAEYFWTDPLPCDPKSLPTYESSHEFQTKKKRQQQQRQLEEAAKRQKMQHPQQQHTRLPPYQHGGQSHAAPHWHAGPNHPTNNAPPQVPPGPSHQFHGKQRGPPGPNRYPPSGNQSGGYNQNRGGYSSGSYPPQGRGAPYVAGPRGPSGGAYGVGPPNYTQGGQYGGSGSSGRGQNQMGGSRNQQYGWQQ
- the LOC104769231 gene encoding transcription factor MYB39-like, whose product is MGRSPSSDDSGLKKGPWTPDEDEKLVNYVQEHGHSSWRALPKLAGLNRCGKSCRLRWTNYLRPDIKRGRFSPDEEQTILNLHSVLGNKWSTIANQLPGRTDNEIKNFWNTHLKKKLIHMGIDPMTHRPRTDIFTGLSQLMSLSSNLRGYVDLQQQFPVDQDHHTILKLQTEMAKIQLFQYLLQPSSFMNSVNPNDLDSLSLLNSIASFKETNSNNLDQLGCLGSYLQDFNSLPPLKTLNSNMEPSSVYPQNPDDNHFKFFTQRENLPVSPVWLSDPSISTQSLLPSLGPSSVVTDDLIRNQYGVEDVNSNITSSSGQESAASASAAWPDHLLDDSIFSDIP